In Sphingobacterium zeae, one genomic interval encodes:
- a CDS encoding M12 family metallopeptidase — translation MKRNIKKLSYFILLAVSLVSCTKENEINTTKIEEVSPADSTIHKFNLPGGSEIKVLEKKGNYYIADDILLSKKQFLTLKSLSGSTLPRSAVMTNLVSKWPNGEVPYLIESNFYDVQRVSDAISRYHNQTPVRLVPKQPWHNDYVIFVNHPSTSMSSLGKIGGVQQIHISTSAGYGTVMHEIGHAIGLFHEHTRSDRDQFVQVDPSVANNINYQKYDTNFLGFDVGFFDFNSIMMYPMSNVLKNKSDPTYNWPLNRSDFSTGDISGINYIYGVSPYIDVRLDVTDYQSTPDGSEKTYDVYVDFYQNASKTIPLTTTHSIKIYFEQVEERKSNKANPIEVIKFNSSNIVPAGVSSFKLVSGLIESRWYEYGDLDFLLDQRINVIQKSGYQF, via the coding sequence ATGAAAAGAAACATTAAAAAACTTTCTTACTTTATTTTACTAGCGGTCTCATTAGTTAGTTGTACAAAAGAAAATGAAATTAATACAACGAAAATTGAAGAAGTGTCACCTGCTGATTCTACAATTCATAAGTTTAATTTACCAGGGGGTAGTGAAATTAAGGTCTTAGAAAAGAAAGGTAATTACTATATCGCAGATGATATTCTTCTTAGCAAGAAGCAGTTTTTAACTTTAAAAAGCTTGAGTGGCTCGACTTTACCAAGAAGTGCGGTTATGACAAATCTTGTTAGCAAATGGCCAAACGGTGAGGTTCCCTATTTAATAGAAAGCAATTTCTATGATGTACAAAGAGTTAGTGACGCAATAAGTCGTTATCATAATCAAACTCCTGTTCGATTGGTTCCAAAGCAGCCTTGGCATAATGATTATGTCATATTTGTTAATCACCCATCGACGAGCATGTCTAGCTTGGGCAAAATTGGAGGTGTACAACAAATACATATATCTACATCTGCAGGGTACGGGACTGTAATGCATGAAATAGGTCATGCTATTGGCTTATTTCATGAGCATACAAGGTCCGATAGAGATCAGTTTGTACAAGTGGATCCAAGTGTTGCGAATAATATTAATTATCAAAAATATGATACAAATTTTTTAGGGTTTGATGTTGGTTTTTTTGATTTTAATTCTATAATGATGTACCCTATGAGTAATGTTTTAAAAAATAAATCTGATCCCACTTATAATTGGCCACTTAATAGAAGCGATTTTTCGACAGGTGATATCTCCGGGATCAATTATATATATGGAGTTTCTCCTTATATAGATGTGCGCTTAGATGTTACCGATTATCAATCAACTCCTGACGGATCTGAAAAGACTTACGATGTATATGTGGATTTCTATCAAAACGCCTCCAAAACAATACCATTAACTACAACTCATAGTATTAAAATATATTTTGAACAAGTTGAAGAACGAAAATCAAATAAAGCTAACCCAATTGAAGTAATTAAATTTAATTCAAGTAATATTGTTCCTGCAGGAGTCAGTTCATTTAAACTTGTTAGCGGGTTGATAGAAAGCAGATGGTATGAATATGGCGACTTAGATTTTTTACTTGATCAAAGAATCAATGTCATTCAAAAATCCGGATATCAGTTTTAG
- a CDS encoding transposase, producing the protein MYNISETFMVKRNSFKPYYQDQLMVIPSILDELVSRLNPVRIVNDVINRINIQRLLDAYKIKCSSSYYTKMLLNMLVYGYISNVCSSRKLGVACLENINFMWLSGMSFPAHNAIKRFRGIRLKDVLRNIFEEVVKLLADAGLLKTVVI; encoded by the coding sequence TTGTATAATATATCAGAAACATTTATGGTCAAACGTAATAGTTTTAAGCCCTACTACCAAGACCAGCTCATGGTAATTCCTTCAATTTTGGATGAACTGGTTTCCAGGTTGAATCCTGTACGGATTGTAAACGATGTTATCAACCGTATCAATATTCAGAGGCTCCTGGATGCCTATAAAATAAAGTGCAGTTCCAGTTATTACACAAAGATGTTGTTGAATATGCTGGTCTATGGCTATATCAGCAATGTTTGCAGCAGCCGCAAACTTGGGGTAGCCTGTCTGGAAAATATCAACTTCATGTGGCTGAGCGGGATGAGTTTTCCGGCTCATAATGCCATAAAAAGATTTCGTGGCATCCGTTTAAAGGATGTCCTTCGCAATATATTTGAAGAAGTTGTTAAATTACTGGCTGATGCAGGATTGTTGAAGACAGTAGTTATCTAA
- a CDS encoding helix-turn-helix domain-containing protein: MADINENILEEIGEELRIQREKIYYTLKDVANMTGLTTNTVSAIEKGKGSSLNNFILICRALKIQPHKIFRKEIDLTPLYNIPPESKRRIELTKELDDLVYNSNFFEIPRRVSDIIQQLNANKDQSNKFSVYLSGYCKEGTLEYEKHGNYKQYRKNHSAKPVKKYK; encoded by the coding sequence ATGGCAGATATTAACGAGAACATACTGGAGGAAATTGGTGAGGAATTGCGCATTCAAAGGGAAAAAATCTACTATACCTTGAAAGATGTTGCGAATATGACTGGATTGACTACCAATACGGTCTCGGCTATTGAAAAAGGAAAAGGTTCTTCTTTGAACAACTTTATTCTGATCTGCCGTGCGCTCAAAATTCAACCACATAAGATATTCAGAAAAGAGATTGATTTAACGCCGCTCTACAATATTCCCCCAGAGTCAAAACGCCGTATCGAACTGACTAAAGAACTGGATGACCTTGTTTATAATTCCAACTTCTTTGAGATACCCCGTCGTGTTTCTGATATCATCCAACAGCTGAATGCCAACAAAGACCAAAGCAATAAATTCTCAGTTTATCTCAGCGGTTACTGTAAGGAAGGAACCTTGGAATATGAAAAACATGGAAATTATAAACAATACCGAAAAAACCATTCTGCGAAACCTGTTAAGAAGTATAAATGA
- a CDS encoding RNA polymerase sigma factor, whose translation MKLLLRKQETIRALENLRQGEERGLKFFYQKFYKHFLFRAHRATDDECTGESIAQEAFLRLWLFRENVHSETEIFDFLKVQVKTAVQAFYKKSKNKFQRSLLRLDSIEDYQEFMLGYELEEENEDDVLYIEQLELEKKKRMDQLNAILPNLNRDQQLFIRLCLKYSFNYERIAYYMGNISDYEVSLQIENAIEYLRAIVHSEEKMQLVAKPVEFKLNGEMTEEEAEVFRMRYELQYSFDKISEALQLDGGQVRTLFINAHAKIKSKKIA comes from the coding sequence ATGAAACTACTTTTACGAAAACAAGAGACCATACGCGCATTAGAAAACCTCCGCCAAGGTGAAGAAAGGGGGCTTAAATTCTTCTACCAAAAATTCTATAAACATTTCCTTTTTCGTGCACACCGCGCAACAGATGACGAATGTACAGGCGAAAGTATTGCCCAAGAGGCCTTTCTACGCCTTTGGCTGTTCCGAGAAAATGTACATTCCGAAACTGAAATCTTCGACTTTCTGAAAGTTCAGGTGAAAACCGCGGTTCAGGCTTTTTACAAAAAATCAAAAAACAAATTTCAGCGAAGCTTACTGCGGCTCGATAGCATAGAGGATTATCAGGAGTTTATGCTGGGCTATGAACTGGAAGAGGAAAACGAAGACGATGTGCTCTATATCGAACAACTGGAATTGGAAAAGAAAAAGAGAATGGATCAGCTTAATGCTATTCTTCCAAACCTCAACCGCGATCAACAACTCTTTATTCGTCTCTGCCTCAAATATAGTTTTAACTATGAACGTATCGCGTACTATATGGGAAACATATCAGATTATGAGGTTAGTCTACAAATTGAAAATGCAATCGAATACCTACGTGCCATCGTCCATAGTGAAGAGAAAATGCAGCTTGTAGCCAAGCCGGTCGAATTTAAGTTAAATGGTGAAATGACCGAAGAGGAAGCTGAAGTATTTCGCATGCGCTACGAATTGCAATATTCCTTCGACAAAATTTCGGAAGCATTGCAGCTGGATGGGGGACAGGTAAGGACGTTGTTTATTAATGCGCACGCAAAAATTAAATCAAAAAAAATAGCATAA
- a CDS encoding DKNYY domain-containing protein: MMSKVPFKTMLVLLLLTTATQAICAKVVHANPATFFFQEHRGDGYSKIGSRIYYRGKEIPSANASSFQFLGSGYAKDTWKVYFRGSILTDASPSTFQFLGDGYASDAWKVYFYGKPLSNVTTSTFQTLGNGYSKDAWKVYYLGKEINGANASSFENLGRGYAKDNWNSYYRGEKNDRFAGATTQPLGGQYAKDSWSVFYKNQKVEGASASTFEYLGDGYAKDAWAVYYQGIKVNGASASTFTALRGGYAKDSWTVFYRGQELKGASASTFEYLDNGYAGDAWSKFYKGKKLD; this comes from the coding sequence ATGATGTCAAAAGTCCCATTTAAAACCATGCTCGTTCTTCTTTTGTTGACTACTGCCACACAGGCTATTTGTGCTAAAGTAGTGCATGCCAATCCTGCTACTTTTTTCTTTCAGGAACATCGGGGTGATGGTTACAGCAAAATCGGATCACGTATCTATTATCGTGGCAAAGAAATTCCAAGCGCCAACGCCAGTTCGTTTCAATTTTTAGGTTCGGGTTACGCCAAGGATACCTGGAAAGTATATTTTCGAGGGTCAATACTAACTGATGCCAGCCCATCTACTTTCCAATTTCTTGGAGACGGTTATGCTAGCGATGCCTGGAAAGTTTATTTTTATGGCAAGCCATTGTCAAACGTAACAACTTCTACTTTCCAGACACTGGGAAATGGTTACAGCAAAGACGCGTGGAAAGTCTACTATTTAGGCAAGGAAATTAATGGGGCAAACGCTTCGAGCTTTGAAAATCTCGGTCGGGGGTATGCGAAAGATAATTGGAACAGCTATTATAGGGGCGAAAAGAACGATAGATTTGCTGGAGCTACCACACAGCCTCTCGGCGGTCAATACGCCAAGGACAGTTGGTCTGTTTTTTATAAAAATCAGAAAGTGGAAGGGGCTTCTGCTTCAACGTTTGAATATTTGGGTGATGGCTATGCCAAAGACGCCTGGGCAGTTTACTATCAGGGAATAAAAGTTAACGGCGCTTCGGCATCTACCTTTACAGCACTTAGAGGAGGGTATGCGAAAGACTCCTGGACGGTTTTCTATCGCGGCCAGGAGCTGAAGGGGGCGAGTGCTTCCACCTTTGAATATTTGGATAACGGCTATGCCGGGGATGCATGGAGCAAGTTTTATAAAGGGAAAAAATTGGATTGA
- a CDS encoding 5-oxoprolinase: protein MATTTNLYQHLLEKFSYYSTDELIQLNNDTILGQGWGSSKATFRTALISTFSKRGLDLSNIISKEDGFTSVKQVPVRLEQNVLIPLQ, encoded by the coding sequence ATGGCTACTACAACAAATCTTTACCAACATTTACTGGAAAAGTTCAGTTATTACTCCACAGATGAACTGATCCAGCTCAACAACGACACCATCTTAGGACAAGGCTGGGGATCATCGAAAGCTACTTTCAGAACAGCTTTAATCAGTACGTTCTCAAAAAGGGGGCTTGATCTTTCTAATATTATTTCCAAAGAAGATGGTTTTACTTCGGTGAAGCAGGTACCTGTTCGCTTGGAACAGAATGTCCTGATCCCTTTACAGTAA